The stretch of DNA TTAACTGGTTGTAGAGATAATGTAATAGGAATGGAAAATAAAATTCCTATTCAAAAAGTAACAACAGGAATTGGTGGGCATTTTGAAGTTCCAAATTCATGTAAATCTATTTTACAAATGATGGTTGTTGATATTGAAGATGGAAAAGCATCTAGTGCTTTTAAAATTAAAAAATATTGTAATAATCCCAAGTTATTTATCACAGAAGCCTACATTGATTGACATTTAAACTATACGGAATTAATAAAAATTACGATAGAATAAATCAACTATATAATTACAAAATCCAAAGGTTTAATTGATGATTATAATTCCACAAACAAAAGGTGGTGTAGGTAAATCTACAGTTGCTATGCAGGTTATTGCTCCATATTTGTATAAAAAACATGGCAAAAAAATCACTTATATTGAAATAGATGATGAAAATAACGACTCAAAATCATTTACAAGAACAGAAATTGTAAATAAAAAGATGTTAGGAACAAATAGATTAAATGAACTTGATGAACTCATTTTAATGGATGATAATCATGAAGTAATCGTTGATGTTGGTGGAAATAAAACTTCATCTTTAGTTCTTGATGAGATTAAAAAAGTTGGTTCTTTTGGAAATGTTAAATGGATTATTCCTTTAGGTGATGGTGAACTTGATGGAAAAAATGCAATAGCAACCATGAAAAAAATCAGAAAAATAGAAAAAAATCCAGAAGATAATATAATTTTTGCCCTAAATAGAGCTATTTCGATGGATGAAGATTATTATAATGAACAATTTATTAATTTTTTTGGACATAAATATTTAGAATCAAACTCTGTAATTTGTGATTTCGTAAAAGATCCAAAATATTTTCCAGTTAAAAACGATAAAGTAATCACAATGAGTAGATATTTGGGTTCAACAGTTTGGGAAATGGCTTATAACAATACAGATTTTGCTGCAAAAGCTATTCAAGCAAAAGAAGTGGGCGATATTGAAAGTGCTAGAAAATATCTATTTTTTAGAAGAATTCAAACAGAAGCAAAAGATTATGTATTAAACACTTTAAATAAAATCTTTTGTGATTTAGATAGATGGATTGAAATTAAAAAATGAGTGATATGAGTTTCAAACAAGCTAAAGAGCTTGTTGAAAAAATGGAATTTTCTGAAATTGCTCTAAGACGTGCAGCCGATGATTTAGAAAAATCATCACAAAATTTTGAAATAACTTTAAAACACCAAGAAGATATTATAAATAAACTTCCTTATGCAGACAAAAAATTATCATATATGTTTATTGCAGTTGCAACTAATATAGGATTGATTATAGGTTTATTAATAGGTAAATATCTTTTATAAAAATAAGAAAATAGGATAAATATAGATGGAAAAACAAGAAAAAATTGTATCAATGTTCAATGATATTGCAGGAACTTATGATGTAGCAAATAGGGTTTTATCAATGGGAATTGATAAGTCTTGGAGAAATAAGGCTTGTAATTTAGCATTTAATCTTTATGGTAAAAAAGCTATTGAAAAAATTGTAGATGTAGCTTGTGGAACTGGAGATATGATTTTATTTTGGAAAAAAGTTGCAAATGAAAATTCAATAAATTTACAAAATATTGTAGGAGTAGATCCTAGTGTTGGAATGATGGAAGTGGGAAAAAAGAAACTTCCTGAAGTTGAGTTTATTGAAGCTGGAGCTGCATCTATGCCTCTTGAAAATGATAGTGCTGATATTATTTCTATTTCATATGGAATTAGAAACGTAGTTCAAAGACAAGAAGCTTTTGATGAGTTTGCAAGGGTTCTGAAAAAAGATGGTCTAGTTGTAATTAATGAATTTACAAAAAATAAAAAAGAAAAATTACTTGATCATTTAACTGATTTTTATATGAATAAAATATTACCAGTTTTAGGTGGATTAATTTCAAAAAATAAAGAAGCATATACATATTTACCAAACTCAATTGATGAATTTTTAACAACTGAAAATTTATGTAAAGAGTTAAAACTTTCTGGTCTTGAGCCAATTCATGTGAAAGCATTTTCTATGAATATTTCTACTTTAATAATCGCTAGAAAAATATAATTTTCTAGCATTAAAATATGAATAAAGCAATCTCAGTATCAACTTTAAATGTTCAAATAAAATCACTTTTAGAAACTACTTTTATCCAAATTTATGTGGAAGGAGAAATTTCAAATATTACCCATCATAGTTCAGGACATATCTACTTTTCAATAAAAGATGAGAGTTCAACACTTTCATGTGTTATGTTCAAAGGTAATACAAAATACTTGAAATTTCAACTTGAAAATGGTCAAAAAGTAGTAATCAATGGAAATATTACAGTTTATGCTCCAAGGGGGAATTATCAACTTTTATGCAATAAAATTGAACCCTCAGGACAAGGAGCTTTAGCATTTGCTTTTGAACAATTAAAAAATAAACTTGAAGCAAAAGGTTATTTTGATGGAAATTATAAGCAACCACTTCCAAAATATCCAAAAAAAATAGCAATAGTTACTTCACCAACTGGTGCAGCAATTGAAGATATGAAAAAAGTAGCAACTCATAGATGGCCATTGGTAGAATTTATTTTAGTTCCAACTTTGGTTCAAGGCGAAGGTTCTGCTTTTGATATAGCAAACTCTATAAAATATGCTGATAAATTACACTGTGATATTATGATTGTAGGTCGAGGTGGTGGAAGTATTGAAGATTTATGGGCATTTAATGAGGAAATTGTAGCAAATGCTATTTATGAAGCAAAAACTCCAATTATTTCAGCTGTTGGACATGAAGTTGATTATCTGATTTCTGATTTTGTGGCTGATATTCGAGCTGCAACTCCTTCAAATGCAATTGAAATTGCATTACCTGATATAAATGAACATAGAATTTATTTAGATTCTCTTGAAAATGAATACAATAATAGATTGAAAAATATATTATTTAACAAACAACAAGAGTTATCAAATATGAAAAGATTGTTTGAACAAAACTCTATTGAAACAAAATTTAACTATATTCAAACAGAGATAAATCTTTTAAAATCTTCATTTAAAACTGATTTATCACAGAAAATATTAAGTTCTTCAAATGAACTAAATTTATTAAAGAATAGTTTTAAAAATAGTTTTTCAGCAGTTTTATTGAAAACTCAAAATCAAATAGATTTATTAAAATCAAATTTTGAATTAAATCATCCCGATAAAAAAGATAAAAATGGTTTTGTACAAATTTCTAAGGATAATAAAATAATTTCTTTAGAAGATTTAAAAATAGGGGATAAAATTCAACTACAAACACCTAAATATATTGCGAACTGTATTTTAAATGAAATTAGAAAACAATAAAATTTAAGTTTACAGTAGGTAGAATAATAAAAAACAAGTAAAAACTCGAGAAGTAATTAAAAGGAATGTACTATGGAAGATAATGAAAGAAAAGTTATAGATTATGCAAATACTAGTGAGTTTATGACATTTGAGCTGGGTGCAATGAAGTATGCTATTGAATTACCAAAAATTAGAGAGATTCTAACTTATCCAGATAATATTACTCCTTTACCAAATACTTCAAAATGGGTAAAAGGTTTGATTAGTTTAAGAGGGGAAGTTGTTCCAATTTTAGATGTTAGACTTAAATTTAACACAGGTCCTGGAACTTATGATGAAAATACATCAGTAATCGCTGTTATCACTGAAGATAAAAGAATTATAGGAATTGTTGTAGATTTAGTTGATGATGTACAAAGACTTGATACAAGTATGTTAGCAGCTGTTTCTGAAATGGGTTCTGCAATACCTTCAAAATATTTAAAAGGTTATATAAGACTTGCAAATAACCAAATGCTTGTTGTTATGGATATTGAAAGAGTTGTTGCAAAAGACGAATTAAGAGATTAAAAATAAATAATAAGTGATTTTATGAGTATAGATAAAAGTTTGTTAAAGAAATTTACCCTTTTGTATGTTGAAGATGATGATGTAATTAGAGTTGAACTATCACAGTTATTAGCAAATTTCTTTTCTATGGTTCATGTGGCGAAAAATGGTAAAGAAGGATTACGAACTTTTTTAGAAAATCAAGATGAAATAGATTTGATTTTGACTGATCTTAATATGCCAGAATTAAGTGGTATTGAGATGATAAAAAAGATTCGTACTCTTGATAATAAAATACCAATTATTTTTGCAACGGCACATTCTGATAGTGAATTTTTAGCAGAAGCTATAAAACTAAGAGTTCAAGAATATATAGTAAAACCAATTGATGTTAGATATTTATTATCTTTATGTAATGACATAGTTAGTAATTTATACCAAGAATCTTTATTAAAACAACAACGAGAAGAGTTAGAAAAATATAAAGAAATAATTAACTCAAATAATATAGTTATAAAAACAGATACCCATTTAAATATTACTTATGTCAACGAATTATTTTGTCAAATTTCAGGATTTGAAAGTGATGATTTAATAGGTAAAGAGCTAAAGTATTTAAAGTACCAAGATATGGCAAGTGATATTTATACAAATTTATATGCAAATATTTTAAATAACAAACCTTGGCAAGGGAAACTTAAAAATATAAAAAAAGATGGAACAGCTTTTACTACAGATGCTTTTGTTATTCCAAATCTTGATGAAACAGGCGAAATGACTGGTGCAATTTCAATTCAAAGAGATATTACTGAAGAATTAAATAAAAAAAGAGAAATTGTATTAGCGTTAATGAAAGAAAAAAGTGATATTTTTATACGAAGCAAAGAGGGAAATTTAGAACAAAATCAGATAATTAATGACCTTAAACATAAGTTAGAAAAAACTCAATTTGAACTAGAACAATCTTTAAAAAATATAGATAAGTATATATATAGTAATGAAAAATTCAGATTAGAAAATAAAAATTTTAAAACAGAATTAGGTTTATATAAAAAAAATACAAATTCAAATGTAGCATTTAAGTTTTCAAAAGAAAATAGTGATTTAAGATTAGAAAATAAAAAAATAAAAGATAAATTGGCTCAACTTGAATTGGATAGCGAAAAACTAATTTCTCAACAAAGAGTAAATTATGAGACTAGAATTGGTGAATTAGAAGATAAAATAAATGACTTAACTGAAAAAATAGATTCTATTCAAACCGATGAAATTTTATTACAAAAATTAGAATATTGGAAAGAAAAAGCAAAACAAGAAACAGTTAAAATTGAAAATCTTGAAAAACAAATAATTGCACATGGAGATAAAAATTTTATGAGTAAAATATTTGGTTAACTAAAGTAAATAAATCAAGAAAATCTTGATTTATTCTTCTATTTTTATAGATATAATTTTTACATCTTCTAAAGGTTTATTTCCTTCATATTTTCCATTTGTGTCTACATTTTCAATTTTTTTAACAACATCAAAACCTTCTTTAACGTAACCAAAAATAGTATGTCTTCCATTTAACCAGTAAGTAGCAACCGTTGTAATAAAAAATTGACTAGCATTTGTATTTGGACCTGAATTTGCCATAGCTAAAATTCCTGCTTTATCAAATACTGCATTTGGAGCAAACTCATCTTTAAATTTTCCACCCCAAATAGACTCACCACCCGCACCAGTTCCTGTTGGATCTCCACCTTGAATCATAAAATCTTTGATAACTCTGTGAAAAATAAGTCCATTATAATAACCATTTTTTGAATGCGTTACAAAGTTTTCTACAGCCTTTGGAGCTAAATCAGCTCTTAACTCAATTTTGATATTTCCTTTTGAAGTTTCTAGTGTAGCAATTGGATTTGCTGCTTCTAAAAGTAAAACAAATGAAAAAAGAGTAAACAATATTTTTTTCATAAATAACCCTCTATGTAGTAAATTTGGGAAATAGTATATTATTTTAGATTTAAAAAAAGATAAAGAAGAGTTTTTTAGTAGAATTTAAAAAAAAAGTGTTAAAATTCAAAAAAGTGTTATAGCCTGCTCTAAAAAAGGAAAATTTATGGAAATGCCAAGTATCCCACAGCCAACATTTTATATATTTAAATGTGAACAATCATCACCTCCTGGAATGCCAAAACCATCATGTGTAAATGAAAATACAAGAGATTTATTTAATCACACAGCTCAAAGTTTAATGAAAACAGGTGTAATGGGACCTGTTCAAATTATAAGAACTTCATGTTTAGGAAGATGTCAAATGGGACCACTAATGTTAGTAGAACCAGGACACTTTATGTATTCTTCTTTGTCTAAGGAAAAAATAGATAAAATAATAGATGAACATATATTAGGTGGAAACCCAGTTGAAGAGTATTTAATACCTTCTCAGTTTTGGGGCGAAGCTATTAATTTAGTAAAATAAAAAGGGATTTATATATGACATTTGATATGCTATATAGCAAAATTCATAGGGCAACTGTAACTGATGCAAACTTGAATTATGTTGGTTCTATCACTATTGATGCAGATTTAATGAAAGCATCAAATTTAAGAGTTGGACAAAAAGTTGATATTGTAAACATTAATAATGGTGAAAGATTCCAAACTTATGTTATAAAAGGAAAAGCTGGTTCAAAAGATATGTGTCTTAATGGAGCAGCTGCTAGGAAAGTAGAAATTGGTGATAAAATTATTGTTATTTCTTACGCTTCTTACAATGAATCTGAACTTGAAAATTATAAACCAACAGTAGTTTTAGTTGATGAAAAAAATAATATAGAACTAATAACTCATGAACTAGTAGGAAGCGACCATGTTTGATGGAATGGATTTAAAAAACTTAAATTTAGGTGATATGTTAAATCAGTTTCAAAATATGGCACAAAATGCTAAAGAAGAAAATGCTTCAAGAATTTTCACATCAAAAGCTGGTGGTGGAATGATTGAAATTTCTATAAATGGAAATTCTGAAGTAATTGATTTAAAAATTGATGATTCACTTCTTGAAGATAAAGATTCATTACAAATTTTATTAATTTCATGCATGAATGATGTAATCAAACAAAGTGATGAAAATAAAAAAATGATGGCTATGAATATGATGGGTGGATTAGGGTCTTTTGGACAAAAATAATATTATGGAAAAACTACTATCTTTATTTGAAGATTATTTAATAAATAATCTTCCTACTTCAAAAACTTTCCATCCATATTTCGAAGATGCCCTTGCCGATATGTTAAAAGCTGGTGGGAAGAGATTTCGACCAATGCTTTTATTGAGTGTTGTAAAATCTAACAAAAGTCTTTTGATTCCAAACTCTTTACCTGTTGCTTTAGGTTTAGAGTTTTTACATACTTATTCACTTGTTCATGATGATTTACCAGCTATGGATAATGCTGATTTAAGAAGAGGATTTCAAACTTTACACAAAAAGTATGATGAAGTTACTGCTATTTTAGTTGGTGATGCTTTAAATACTGAAGCTTTTTCTTTAATTTCAAATGCATCTTTATCAAATGATATAAAAGTTGAGTTAATTAAGTGTTTAAGCTTCAATGGTGGAATTAATGGTATGATAATTGGTCAAGCAATTGATTGTTATTTTGAAAATCAAAAATTAGAATTAAATCAATTGGAGTTTTTACATATTCATAAAACTGCAAGATTAATAGCTGCAAGTCTAAAAATGGGTGCAATTATTTGTGAATATGATTTATTAACTCAAGAAAAACTTTACAATTTTGGAATTGATTTAGGGCTATTATTTCAAATTCAAGATGATATTATTGATGAAACTTGTACTTCTTTGGAAGCTGGAAAAACTACAAAAAATGATGGAAGTAAAAACTCTTTTGTAAATTTATTAGGATTAGCTGGTGCAATTAAAAGTGCAGATGAATTAGCTTTAAAATGTATCAATACACTTAATATTTTTGATTCAAATTTAAAAGAGTCTTTAGAAGAACTTCTTTTGAAATATATAAATAGACATAAATAAAAATTTTAACTCTTAGTCAAATAAACTCAAACCTCTTGACAAATTTTAGAAAATTTAATAGAATTTAGCACTTAGAAATTTAGAGTGCTAAATGTCTAAGTTTTAATAGAAAATATAATTATAATAAAAGGAAATAGTATGAATTTTAAACCACTAGGTGAGAGAGTTCTTGTAAAAAGAACAGAAGTTGAAAATAAAACTGCAAGTGGAATCTATATTCCAGATAACGCAAAGGAAAAACCTCATACAGCGGAAGTTGTTGCAATTGGTAATAAAGTTGAAGATGTAAAAGTTGGAGATACAATTGTTTTCGAACAATTTAGAGGAACTGAATTTAAGCTTGATGGACAAGAGTACTTAATTTTAAATATTGAAAACGTTATAGGAGTTATGTAATGGCAAAAGAAATTTTATTTAGTGATAACGCAAGAAATAGATTATATGCAGGTGTTGAAAAATTAGCAGATGCAGTAAAAGTTACAATGGGACCAAGAGGTAGAAACGTATTATTACAAAAATCTTTTGGAGCACCAACAATCACAAAAGATGGTGTTTCAGTTGCTCGTGAAATCGAATTAAAAGATACGATAGAAAATATGGGAGCTCAACTTGTAAAAGAAGTAGCTTCAAGAACTGCTGATGAAGCAGGAGATGGAACTACAACTGCTACTATTTTAGCTCACTCAATTTTCAAAGAGGGATTAAGAAATGTAACAGCAGGAGCAAACCCAATTATCTTAAAAAGAGGTATGGACAAAGCAACTGAAGCAATTTTAGCTGAACTAAAAAAAGCTTCAAGAGTTGTTGCTAATAAAACTGAAATTGAGCAAGTAGCTACAATTTCTGCTAACTCTGATAAAGCAATTGGAGCTATGATTGCTGAAGCTATGGATAAAGTTGGAAAAGATGGTGTTATCACTGTTGAAGAAGCAAAAGGTATCTCTGATGAACTAGATGTTGTTGAAGGTATGCAGTTTGATAGAGGATATTTATCTCCATATTTTGTAACAAATGCTGAAAAAATGATTGGTGAATTTAACAATCCATTTATTTTATTATACGAGAAAAAAATCTCTTCATTAAAAGAGATGTTACCAATTTTAGAATCAGTTAATCAATCTGGACGTCCATTAGTAATTATTGCAGAAGATGTTGATGGTGAAGCATTAGCAACTTTAGTTGTAAATAGATTAAGAGGTTCTTTAAATATTGCAGCTGTTAAAGCTCCAGGATTTGGTGATAGAAGAAAAGCTATGCTTGAAGATATTGCTGTATTAACTGGTGGAACTGTAATTTCTGAAGAAATGGGAATGAAACTTGAAACTGCTGAATTTTCTTGTTTAGGAACTGCTACTAAAGTTGTAATTGATAAAGATAACACAACTATCGTTGATGGAAGTGGAGATAAAGAAAGAGTAAAATCTAGAATTGGACAAATCAAAGCAGAAATTTCAAATACAACTTCTGAATATGACAAAGAAAAATTACAAGAAAGACTTGCAAAATTAAGTGGAGGAGTAGCTGTTATTAAAGTTGGAGCTGCATCTGAGACTGAAATGAAAGAGAAAAAAGATAGAGTTGATGATGCATTAAGTGCAACACGAGCTGCTGTTGAAGAAGGAATTGTAATTGGTGGAGGAGCTGCATTAATCAGAGCTGCTGCTAAAGTTAAACTAGAACTTGAAGGTGATGAAGCAATTGGTGCTGCAATCATTTTTAGAGCTATTAAAGCACCTTTAAAACAAATTGCTACAAATGCTGGATATGATGCTGGTGTTGTTGCAAATGAAGTTGAAAAATCTACTAATGAAAATTTAGGATTTAATGCTGCAACTGGTGAATATGTTGATATGTTTGAAGCTGGAATCGTGGATCCTGCAAAAGTTGAAAGAGTTGCTATGCAAAATGCTGTTTCAGTAGCATCACTTTTATTAACTACAGAAGCTACAGTTACAGATATTAAAGAAGATAAACCTTCAATGCCATCAATGCCTGATATGGGTATGGGTGGAATGCCAGGTATGATGTAGTTTTTTAACTATATTTAGAAAAAAGGATAAAGCTTTTGCTTTATCCTTTTTTTTTATCTTATAAATTAATTTTGATTATAAATAATTTTTTGTATAATGATATCAATTTTCAAAAAGGATTTTATTTATGACTTTAAGCCTAAATAAATTTTTGTTTTCTATATCCTTTGCATTAGATTTAGCGGAGAATGAAATAAAATGTACTTCTTCAAAACATAGTAAAAGAGTAGCTTATATTTGTGTTAAAATAGCTGATATTATGGGATTAAGTGACGAGGAAAAGTTTGATTTGTGTTCATACTCTTTATTACATGATAATGGATTAATAGAGAGTTATTGTAACTTTAATAATCAGTATGAAAATAGTGGATCAGAAGATTATTTTAATATGATAAATTTCTCTGATCACTGTGTAATTGGAGAAAATAATATTAAAGATTTTCATTTTCTAACTTTTCAAAAGAATGTAATTTTATATCATCATGAAAATTTTGATGGTTCAGGTCTTTTTGGGAAAAAAGCAGATGAAATTCCTCTTTTTTCACAGCTAATATCCTTTGCTGATATTTTGGATACGGATTTTGATTTAACTAATATTTGTTATGAAAAAAAAGAGCAAATAACAGATTTTGTAATAAAAAATGAAGGAAAACTTTTTTCAAGTAATATTGTAAATGCATACAAAAAATTATCTGATTCTTTCTTATTTTGGGGAGACTTAGAATATTTTGATGAAGTAAATCCATTAGAAAGAATATTACCAGATTTTAGTATTGAAATTTCATTTGAAAATTTTCTATTAATTACAAAGATTTTTTCAAAAATAATAGATGGAAAATCAAAATTTACAGCAAAACATTCTGTGGATTTAGAACAAAAATCTTTAAAAGTAGTAGAATATTTTGGTTTAGATGAAGAAACAAAATTAAAAATCCAAATAGCTTCAAATTTACATGATATTGGAAAACTAGGAACGCCAAATTCTATTTTAGATAAAGAAGATAGTTTAACAAAAAACGAATTATTTGAAATAAAAAAACATGCTTATTTAACTCACACAATTTTGAGTAAAATTGATAATTTTAGTGATATAACAAAATGGGCATCTTCTCACCATGAAAGATTAGATGGAACAGGATATCCTTTTGGTTTGACTAAAAATGAATTAGGATTAGAAGAAAGAATCGTATCTTGCTTGGACTTTTATCAGGCTTTAGTTGAAGATAGACCTTATAGAAAATCTATGTCCCATTGCGAAGCAATAACTTTATTAAGAAAGAACCTGAGTAATTTTGATATAGATGCTGAAATAATAGACGTAATAGATATTGTATTTAGATGATTATTTATAGAAAATAAAGGTTCTAGAAACTTTTTTCTAGAACCCCATTAAATATTATTTTTTAGTAAATAAACCTTTGTTTACCAAAGTCTAATTGAAAATAGACTTTTAATTGAATTAATGTTTAACAACCACAAAAAGTGAAAAGTTCGCCATTCACACCTCCAAATTGTTTTAGATAATGTAATTATAACATCTTTTTAGATTAAAACAAACTGAATTTATAAAAATTATTTTTTATAAAAAGATAAGATAATAGTTGTACCAATATTTTCTTTACTTGTGATTTTTATTATACCTTTGTGAATATCAATTATCTTTTTTAAGATAGACATTCCAAGCCCTGTTCCACCAGAATTTTTATTTCTACTTTTATCTGTTCTATAAAACTTTTCAAATATCTTTTCTTGTTCATTTAGTGGAATTCCTATTCCAAAATCTTGAACTGAAATATTGAAAGTATCGTCATTTTTATAGCTTTTTACTATAATTTGTGAATTTTTATGACTAAATTGGATAGCATTTTTTAAAGCATTTTTTAAAGCTATTTTTAAAAGATTTGGGAAACCTTTAAATTCTATACTATCTTCTAAAATAAAATTAATTTCAACTTGATGTAATTTTGCAAAACTTTTGATTTCATTTATTGATTCATCAATTAATTCATCAA from Arcobacter suis CECT 7833 encodes:
- the groL gene encoding chaperonin GroEL (60 kDa chaperone family; promotes refolding of misfolded polypeptides especially under stressful conditions; forms two stacked rings of heptamers to form a barrel-shaped 14mer; ends can be capped by GroES; misfolded proteins enter the barrel where they are refolded when GroES binds), with the translated sequence MAKEILFSDNARNRLYAGVEKLADAVKVTMGPRGRNVLLQKSFGAPTITKDGVSVAREIELKDTIENMGAQLVKEVASRTADEAGDGTTTATILAHSIFKEGLRNVTAGANPIILKRGMDKATEAILAELKKASRVVANKTEIEQVATISANSDKAIGAMIAEAMDKVGKDGVITVEEAKGISDELDVVEGMQFDRGYLSPYFVTNAEKMIGEFNNPFILLYEKKISSLKEMLPILESVNQSGRPLVIIAEDVDGEALATLVVNRLRGSLNIAAVKAPGFGDRRKAMLEDIAVLTGGTVISEEMGMKLETAEFSCLGTATKVVIDKDNTTIVDGSGDKERVKSRIGQIKAEISNTTSEYDKEKLQERLAKLSGGVAVIKVGAASETEMKEKKDRVDDALSATRAAVEEGIVIGGGAALIRAAAKVKLELEGDEAIGAAIIFRAIKAPLKQIATNAGYDAGVVANEVEKSTNENLGFNAATGEYVDMFEAGIVDPAKVERVAMQNAVSVASLLLTTEATVTDIKEDKPSMPSMPDMGMGGMPGMM
- a CDS encoding HD-GYP domain-containing protein; translation: MTLSLNKFLFSISFALDLAENEIKCTSSKHSKRVAYICVKIADIMGLSDEEKFDLCSYSLLHDNGLIESYCNFNNQYENSGSEDYFNMINFSDHCVIGENNIKDFHFLTFQKNVILYHHENFDGSGLFGKKADEIPLFSQLISFADILDTDFDLTNICYEKKEQITDFVIKNEGKLFSSNIVNAYKKLSDSFLFWGDLEYFDEVNPLERILPDFSIEISFENFLLITKIFSKIIDGKSKFTAKHSVDLEQKSLKVVEYFGLDEETKLKIQIASNLHDIGKLGTPNSILDKEDSLTKNELFEIKKHAYLTHTILSKIDNFSDITKWASSHHERLDGTGYPFGLTKNELGLEERIVSCLDFYQALVEDRPYRKSMSHCEAITLLRKNLSNFDIDAEIIDVIDIVFR